In Sphingobacterium sp. lm-10, the DNA window AATAAATGATTGTAGATAATGTAAAATAAGATGGATCCAATCGTGATGACCGAGATGGTATTGATCCAGAATGCCCCTCTGGCAATGGATTTCCATGTGGTATCGTTCGGCTCCTTGCTCGAAAAGAAGTACGCAATGAAAGAAAGCAAAGCTGCCCCGAAAGATAAAACAACGAAAAATTGACCTATCTGGCCTGGTAATAAGTTTTCACCTATAAAATTGATATCCATATCTGAGATTGGGATGTAGAGAAGGTTATTGCGTAATAGCTGCATTGAACGCAGAGGATGACTCGATGACTTCCATCTGATCTTGATTATATTTAGATGGACACTTCATGAGGATCTTGGAAGCGTGAAATACGTTTCCATCCATCTTTCCTGTCAACACGATTTGTTCGGAACGCTCGATGTCCTGAGGCTTGGCACCATTGAATACCACCTGACATTCGGTGCTATCGTTGTCAAACATATGGAAAGAGAAATGATTCGGATCTTTGACCGGATCATAATCCAAAGATTTCTGCTTATTTAGCACACCTACCACATACAGTTCCGTCTGCTTCTCTTTAGCCTCCGAAAAGGTAGAGTAGGTACTAGAGTCGGTGTAAATAACCAAGATCATTGCGATCGCTACCGCGATAATGGCAATCAATAAAATGGAACTCTTTTTCATATCGTGCTCGTTTCGAACTGCAAAATTACGAATTAAGCATGGAAGGAATGAATTTTACAATTCTCGCCAATTATTTAGAAATATTCTAAAGTGCTAATGCCGCTTTTGAAGCTATTGTCTAGGATAATCGGTGAAAGAGGACCAAGATGTAACTAAATTATCACGTATCATACCGTGTAGGAATCTCAGTTAGCGTAGGTTCAACTTTGGCAAATCGGGCGACAAGCATGGCGGCAACAGTATCTCCCGTAGCATTGAGTATGGTAGCCAGAGGGTCTACTAATGCCCCGATGATGAGTACGGCCGGCACCGCTTCGTTTGGAATGTTGTAGATGGAAATCATCAACAATTCACCGATAAAACCGCCGTTAGGAATGCCGCCAGCGACCAGGCTCACTAAAAGTGTGATCCCCACGGCAAGCAGTAACGTTTCTAGCTCAAAGAAATTCCAGCCAAGGATAGCAAACGCCACATAGATCTTCAAGATAGACGAAATAGCAGAACCATTTTTGTACAGTGTATTCCCCAGAGGAATCACCACATTGGCCACCGCATCAGGTATGCCCATGCGTTTTGCCGCAATGATGTTGGAAGGCATCGTTGCTAAACTACTACAGGTGCTGATTGCCGTGAGACTCGGCGTAATATTGTGCCGCCAATACGTGCCGATTCCGGGTAGGCCGCGCGCTACATAGGCGTATAAGCTAAAAAACAGGATAAAATACAGCATCCCAAATAGGTAATAGAAACCCATTGGTTTTGCATAAAAGCCGAAAAGTTCTGGTCCGAATGTTTTCACCTGATAGGCGAAATAGGCTCCCAGGCCAATCGGTCCTGCTTTCATGATCAAAGCAAGTAGCTGCTGCATCACTTCGTTTCCAGAGGATAGAAAGGCGATGAAAGCATCCGCTGTCTTGCCCGTTTTGCGTACGGCAATGCCCAGCAGTACAGAGAAAAGTACAAATGCCAATATGTTTTGTCGGGACAACAGTTCCTGAAATTCGCTCACACTAAGAAATCGCACGATACGATCTCCCCAGGACTCACCTGCTGCTCCTGCACTGAGTAAGGACTGTGTCGCGCCCGCGTCTGCAACGGCAGTAACAGGCACGAGCCAAAGACCCGTGATCGTAGCCACAGAGGCGATGCAAATGGTGACTACAAATACCGCCGCCATGACCACGACAATCTTCACCAAATGACCACCATCTTGAATAGTACCAATAGAAGCCGTAATGGCAAAAAAGAGTAAAGGAATTACCGCAACAAAAAGGAGATTTAGAAAAATATCTCCGATAGGTTTGAGGTAGACAACGAAATCTGGCGCAAACATCCCAACCAAGCTACCCACCAATATGCCTAGAAGCAGTAATATGATCGACTGATAATTTTTTAAAATGTGGCGCATGCTTCTAAGTTACTGCTTTTTCACGCAAAGTGTATACTGATCGGCAATGCCAGATATAATCGTATTTTTGACGGATGGATAAGACACATTTTGTAGTGACGGCCGATGGATCTCGCACCTTGTATCAGCCAGAAGTGGGGGAGCATTATCATTCCAAACACGGTGCATACCAAGAAAGTAAGCATGTGTTTTTGGGGCAGGGTTTGCAACATTATCTCGCCGACAATCCGACGGATACCGAAGTGAATATTTTGGAAGTAGGTTTTGGAACGGGGCTTAATTTTTTGTTGACGGCCGATTATGTTAGCACACAGCAGCAGGATTTGTATTATTGTGGGGTGGAAGCCTATCCGCTGTCTCAAGAGGTGATCAGCCAGATGGGGTATGATGGGTATGTAGAACCAGCTCTTTGGGAAAACTTTTTGACTAATTACGAAAGTGGTATAGGAAATAAAAGCCAAGTAAATGCGCAGGTTACTTTAGAGATTGCACACCAGAAGATCCTGAGTTTTACACCGGAGAAGCGCTTTCATGTGGTTTATTTTGATGCGTTTGCCGCGATTCATCAGCCAGAGATGTGGACAGATGAGGTGCTAAGTCATGTAGCTAACTTTTTAGTGCCTGGTGGAATATTTGTCACCTACGCGATCACTGGAAATCTGAAAAGAAGTATGAAGGCGTTAGGATTCTCGATTGAGAAAGCGCCGGGAGCGCCGGGAAAAAGGGAAATGTTACGTGCTACCAAGCAATAGAAAACAAGAAAGACACCAATCGGTGTCTTTCTTGTTTAATTTAGTGCGCTTCTGTACCGTCGGCACCATGAGCATGTCCGTGAGACAACTCTTCCTCCGTAGCTGGGCGTACACTTAAGATCTCAATATCGAAATTCAATTTCTTACCTGCCATAGGGTGGTTTAGATCGGCAACAACCGCTTCCGGCGTTACTTCTACTACAACCGCGCGGAATTGATTTCCTTCATTGTCCTGCAAAGGCAATACTTCTCCTACAGGAGGTAAGCCCATTTCACCAAACATATCTGCTGGCAATTGCGCGATAGCTTTGTCATCACGCTCGCCATATGCATCTACTGCGTTCAGCTCAAAAGAGGTCTTATCTCCGGCGTCTAGACCAGTAATGTTTTCCTCGAACTTAGGAAGCATCATGCCTACGCCATGTAAAAATGTCAAAGGATTTTCTGAGGAAGTTTGTTCTACAAACGTCTTCTCACCGTTTTCTTCCACGGTATGGAGTGTGTAGTTCAACGTAACAACGTTGTTGTTTTCTACTGCCATTTTTCTGATTTTAGGAGGAGATTTAATACTCCCCGTTACTGATTTATTAATTCTAGTATTGATTTCACGGAGTCTTGCGGAAGACTACATGTACTATTGCGACAAAGGTAGGCTTTTGATTCCAAACCCTGCCTATTCGACAACAAAGGAAGTGTACTTTTTGTTCCCCCAAGTGTCAATTTGTTAGGAATATAATGCTGATCCAGCTGTCTACGCCAGTCTGCGGCATCCTTTCCAGTTAGTGCAATTTCGTTTGTCCCGTACACCAATTCCGCCAGTTGAATGGCCCAATTGGAATAGGCAGATCCAT includes these proteins:
- a CDS encoding cytochrome c maturation protein CcmE — encoded protein: MKKSSILLIAIIAVAIAMILVIYTDSSTYSTFSEAKEKQTELYVVGVLNKQKSLDYDPVKDPNHFSFHMFDNDSTECQVVFNGAKPQDIERSEQIVLTGKMDGNVFHASKILMKCPSKYNQDQMEVIESSSAFNAAITQ
- a CDS encoding dicarboxylate/amino acid:cation symporter, which produces MRHILKNYQSIILLLLGILVGSLVGMFAPDFVVYLKPIGDIFLNLLFVAVIPLLFFAITASIGTIQDGGHLVKIVVVMAAVFVVTICIASVATITGLWLVPVTAVADAGATQSLLSAGAAGESWGDRIVRFLSVSEFQELLSRQNILAFVLFSVLLGIAVRKTGKTADAFIAFLSSGNEVMQQLLALIMKAGPIGLGAYFAYQVKTFGPELFGFYAKPMGFYYLFGMLYFILFFSLYAYVARGLPGIGTYWRHNITPSLTAISTCSSLATMPSNIIAAKRMGIPDAVANVVIPLGNTLYKNGSAISSILKIYVAFAILGWNFFELETLLLAVGITLLVSLVAGGIPNGGFIGELLMISIYNIPNEAVPAVLIIGALVDPLATILNATGDTVAAMLVARFAKVEPTLTEIPTRYDT
- the mnmD gene encoding tRNA (5-methylaminomethyl-2-thiouridine)(34)-methyltransferase MnmD — encoded protein: MDKTHFVVTADGSRTLYQPEVGEHYHSKHGAYQESKHVFLGQGLQHYLADNPTDTEVNILEVGFGTGLNFLLTADYVSTQQQDLYYCGVEAYPLSQEVISQMGYDGYVEPALWENFLTNYESGIGNKSQVNAQVTLEIAHQKILSFTPEKRFHVVYFDAFAAIHQPEMWTDEVLSHVANFLVPGGIFVTYAITGNLKRSMKALGFSIEKAPGAPGKREMLRATKQ
- a CDS encoding peptidylprolyl isomerase, whose product is MAVENNNVVTLNYTLHTVEENGEKTFVEQTSSENPLTFLHGVGMMLPKFEENITGLDAGDKTSFELNAVDAYGERDDKAIAQLPADMFGEMGLPPVGEVLPLQDNEGNQFRAVVVEVTPEAVVADLNHPMAGKKLNFDIEILSVRPATEEELSHGHAHGADGTEAH